A region of Subtercola boreus DNA encodes the following proteins:
- a CDS encoding sensor histidine kinase, translating to MTLRRRLILSVAALIAVLGLAIGLVSTLTLNGVLVSRVDAQLPGGGGRGADAAPSTGYNLPLFNNDPSTFLDRQPIGTVGLLSSGSVVFSSGAVVSSGTSRGGGFADTSIAALSSSQIAQLAALPTSAVPVTVDLGNGLGQYRVVSLVTTTGLSVVIGTSLASVQATIAQQALITVIITVVGLLLAVAIGGLIIRFALRPLQRVAETAAHVAELPLDRGEVALAVRVPDRDTNPKTEVGRVGSALNRMLEHVASALTSRQQSEDKVRQFVADASHELRTPLASIRGYAELTRRGSHDLPDDVTHSLGRIESEAKRMTSLVEDLLLLARLDSRPDIAHETVDLTLTLVDAVSDAHVAGRDHDWILDLPEEPLEIVGDGPRIYQITANLLANARVHTPPGTHVTAGLESITVDGRAFAVISVTDDGPGIDPSLMPTLFERFVRGDVSRSRHAGSTGLGLAIVYAVAEAHGGSVTVESAPGRTAFRILLPVAGVPTGQAGSALPPPGQAALPDLPPASAGTPA from the coding sequence GTGACCCTCCGCCGTCGCCTGATCCTGAGCGTCGCTGCCCTGATCGCCGTGCTGGGCCTGGCGATCGGGCTGGTGTCGACGCTCACGTTGAACGGTGTGCTGGTCAGCCGAGTGGATGCCCAGCTGCCCGGTGGCGGAGGCAGGGGTGCTGATGCTGCACCCAGCACCGGTTACAACCTCCCGTTGTTCAACAACGACCCCTCGACTTTTCTCGATCGCCAGCCGATCGGCACCGTCGGGCTGCTCAGTTCGGGCAGCGTGGTCTTCTCGTCGGGTGCCGTCGTGTCCTCCGGCACGTCGAGGGGAGGCGGTTTTGCCGATACGTCGATCGCCGCGCTCTCCAGCTCCCAGATAGCCCAGCTCGCCGCCCTGCCCACATCGGCCGTGCCTGTCACCGTCGATCTGGGGAATGGTCTGGGGCAGTACCGGGTGGTCTCGTTGGTGACGACGACGGGTCTGTCCGTGGTGATCGGCACGTCCCTCGCTTCCGTGCAGGCCACGATCGCGCAGCAGGCCCTGATCACCGTGATCATCACCGTTGTGGGGCTGCTGCTCGCCGTCGCGATCGGAGGACTGATCATCCGGTTCGCCCTGCGTCCGCTGCAGCGGGTCGCCGAGACTGCCGCCCACGTGGCAGAGCTGCCGCTCGATCGCGGCGAGGTCGCGCTCGCTGTGCGGGTGCCCGACCGCGACACCAACCCGAAGACCGAGGTGGGCCGGGTGGGCTCCGCCCTGAACCGGATGCTCGAACATGTCGCCTCGGCGCTGACCTCGCGGCAGCAGAGCGAGGACAAAGTGCGGCAGTTCGTCGCCGATGCCAGCCACGAACTCCGCACACCGCTGGCGTCGATCAGGGGCTACGCCGAGCTGACCCGCCGCGGAAGCCATGACCTTCCCGACGACGTGACGCACTCGCTCGGCCGCATCGAGTCCGAGGCGAAGCGCATGACGAGCCTCGTCGAAGACCTGCTGCTGCTGGCGCGCCTCGACTCCCGCCCCGACATTGCGCATGAGACCGTCGACCTGACGCTCACCCTCGTCGACGCGGTGAGCGACGCGCACGTGGCCGGACGGGACCACGACTGGATCCTAGACCTTCCGGAGGAGCCGCTCGAGATCGTCGGCGACGGCCCCCGGATCTACCAGATCACGGCGAACCTGCTGGCGAACGCGAGGGTGCACACCCCGCCGGGCACCCATGTGACAGCGGGGCTCGAGTCGATCACGGTCGACGGCCGTGCGTTCGCGGTCATCAGCGTGACTGATGACGGGCCCGGGATCGACCCGTCGCTGATGCCGACCCTGTTCGAGCGTTTCGTGCGGGGCGACGTGTCGCGCTCGCGGCACGCGGGCAGCACCGGCCTCGGCCTGGCCATCGTCTACGCGGTGGCGGAGGCGCACGGCGGCTCGGTGACGGTCGAGAGCGCGCCCGGCCGCACGGCGTTCCGCATTCTGCTGCCGGTGGCCGGAGTGCCGACCGGGCAGGCAGGGTCGGCTCTGCCGCCGCCCGGGCAGGCCGCGCTTCCGGACCTGCCGCCGGCATCCGCCGGCACCCCGGCATAA
- the rplJ gene encoding 50S ribosomal protein L10 yields the protein MANKEATVAELSDLFESSTAVLLTEYRGLTVAQLTSLRRSISEHATYAVVKNTLTKIAANKAGISSFDDELVGPSALAFVHGDPVSVAKALRDFAKANPLLTVKGGYFDGNPLTAEEVNKLADLESREVLLAKFAGAAKASLFGAAYLFTAPMSKAVRTVEALREKVSTQGE from the coding sequence ATGGCGAACAAAGAAGCCACGGTTGCCGAACTCTCAGACCTGTTTGAGAGCTCGACGGCCGTACTGCTTACTGAGTACCGCGGTCTCACTGTTGCGCAGCTGACAAGCCTGCGTCGTTCCATCAGTGAGCACGCCACCTACGCCGTGGTAAAGAACACGCTGACCAAGATTGCGGCCAACAAGGCCGGTATCAGTTCGTTTGACGACGAGCTGGTTGGTCCTTCCGCACTCGCTTTCGTTCACGGTGACCCCGTGAGCGTCGCAAAGGCTCTGCGCGACTTTGCCAAGGCAAACCCTCTTCTGACGGTGAAGGGCGGTTACTTCGACGGTAACCCGCTGACCGCCGAAGAGGTCAACAAGCTCGCCGACCTCGAAAGCCGGGAGGTGCTGCTGGCGAAGTTCGCCGGTGCCGCCAAGGCTTCGCTGTTCGGTGCCGCCTACCTGTTCACCGCGCCGATGTCGAAGGCCGTTCGCACGGTCGAGGCACTGCGCGAAAAAGTATCTACACAAGGAGAGTAA
- a CDS encoding DUF1684 domain-containing protein, which translates to MTDVIQDAAARLETYREARRRFVTGPQGNLALVNTEWILGDPAEGQRAFGVPGLWFPLPAGESGLRLEATAADGILVDGSLVDGSVVVRGQDSERASDVRFSDTVTGFVIASEEGTYALRVWDAESEGNRDFGSIDAFAFDPDWVIEAAFTPIEGGRAIGVEHLKDHGVTRERVVPAEITFTKDGVDFSLTAFEDNGNLLLVYSDATSGDTTYGVGRFMKLVPDARPDGSGPGTVTLDFNRAYLPPCAFSYHFNCPMPPLENRFTVPVEAGEKNVLNASGGLLH; encoded by the coding sequence ATGACCGATGTGATCCAGGATGCCGCCGCCCGACTCGAGACGTACCGGGAGGCCCGGCGCCGGTTCGTCACCGGCCCGCAGGGCAATCTCGCGCTCGTGAACACTGAGTGGATCCTCGGTGACCCCGCCGAGGGTCAGCGGGCGTTCGGCGTTCCCGGCCTCTGGTTCCCGCTGCCCGCCGGTGAGTCCGGGCTCCGGCTCGAGGCGACGGCGGCGGACGGCATCCTGGTCGACGGCTCACTCGTCGACGGGAGCGTCGTCGTGCGGGGCCAGGATTCGGAACGGGCATCCGATGTGCGTTTCAGCGACACGGTGACGGGCTTCGTGATCGCGAGCGAGGAGGGCACCTACGCCCTCCGGGTGTGGGATGCCGAGTCGGAGGGCAACCGTGACTTCGGCAGCATCGACGCCTTCGCTTTCGACCCCGACTGGGTGATCGAAGCGGCCTTCACGCCGATCGAGGGTGGCCGGGCCATCGGCGTCGAGCATCTGAAGGACCACGGCGTGACTCGCGAACGAGTGGTTCCAGCCGAGATCACTTTCACAAAAGACGGTGTCGACTTCTCGCTCACAGCGTTCGAAGACAACGGGAATCTGCTGCTGGTCTACAGCGACGCGACCAGCGGCGACACGACCTACGGCGTGGGGCGCTTCATGAAGCTGGTTCCGGATGCTCGCCCCGACGGCAGCGGACCGGGCACAGTGACGCTCGACTTCAACCGCGCGTACCTTCCGCCCTGCGCGTTCTCGTACCACTTCAACTGCCCGATGCCGCCGCTGGAGAACCGTTTCACGGTGCCGGTCGAGGCGGGGGAGAAGAACGTTCTGAACGCTTCGGGCGGCCTCCTGCACTGA
- a CDS encoding YqjF family protein produces MSFSPHQIPKPILSQQWRNVTFLHWRISTADAASLMPPGVVPDEFDGSSWVGLVPFTLRNTRFGPSPAAPYVGTFHETNVRLYAKDAEGRPGVVFLSLEAERLAAVLGARVAFGIPYVWSHMRVRKTAGTLVYTSRRHTTPRGEVDSAVSVRPGARIEHPDALADFLTARWALFSRHLGQTLYMPNRHQPWALQEAELLDFSDTLLTRAGLPGVANRPPDSVLFSPGVDTVFGKPTRL; encoded by the coding sequence GTGAGTTTTTCTCCGCACCAGATCCCAAAGCCCATCCTCAGCCAGCAGTGGCGGAACGTCACGTTCCTGCACTGGCGCATCTCGACCGCCGACGCGGCGTCACTGATGCCGCCGGGCGTCGTGCCCGACGAGTTCGACGGCAGTTCCTGGGTGGGCCTCGTACCCTTCACCCTTCGCAACACGCGGTTCGGGCCGTCCCCGGCGGCGCCCTACGTCGGAACCTTCCACGAGACGAACGTGCGGCTGTACGCGAAAGACGCCGAGGGGCGTCCGGGTGTCGTGTTCCTCTCGCTCGAAGCCGAGCGTCTGGCAGCCGTCCTGGGTGCCCGGGTGGCCTTCGGCATCCCCTACGTCTGGTCGCACATGCGCGTGCGGAAGACGGCTGGCACACTCGTCTACACGTCGAGGCGGCACACCACGCCCAGGGGTGAGGTGGATTCGGCGGTGTCGGTGCGCCCCGGGGCGAGGATCGAGCATCCGGATGCCCTGGCCGACTTCCTCACCGCCCGGTGGGCGCTGTTCTCGCGTCACCTCGGCCAGACCCTGTACATGCCGAACCGGCATCAGCCGTGGGCGCTCCAGGAGGCTGAACTTCTCGACTTCTCCGACACCCTCCTCACTCGCGCGGGCCTGCCGGGCGTCGCGAACCGGCCGCCGGACTCGGTGCTCTTCTCGCCTGGCGTGGACACGGTGTTCGGCAAGCCGACCCGCCTGTGA
- the rplL gene encoding 50S ribosomal protein L7/L12 gives MAKLSNDELIDAFKELTLIELSEFVKKFEEVFEVTAAAPVAAAGAAGPAAPAEEVEEKTSFDVILESAGEKKIQVIKEVRSITSLGLGEAKALVDGAPKPVLEGVNKEAADKAVEQLKAAGATVTLK, from the coding sequence ATGGCAAAGCTGTCAAACGACGAGCTCATCGACGCCTTCAAGGAGCTCACGCTCATTGAGCTCAGCGAGTTCGTGAAGAAGTTCGAAGAGGTCTTCGAGGTCACCGCTGCGGCCCCCGTCGCCGCTGCCGGTGCCGCTGGCCCCGCCGCCCCCGCCGAAGAGGTCGAGGAGAAGACGTCGTTCGACGTCATCCTCGAGTCGGCCGGCGAGAAGAAGATCCAGGTCATCAAGGAGGTGCGTTCGATCACCAGCCTCGGCCTCGGTGAGGCGAAGGCTCTCGTCGACGGTGCACCGAAGCCGGTTCTCGAAGGCGTCAACAAGGAAGCTGCCGACAAGGCAGTGGAGCAGCTGAAGGCTGCCGGGGCGACGGTTACCCTCAAGTAA
- a CDS encoding ABC transporter substrate-binding protein, with translation MRLALNRRVTIPLAVLAVTGLALTGCSSSDPNDPNAGGASTAAVVGTADGVVNITGTIVGDEATKLQASWADWEKANNITINYTGDKDFEKNIGIKVQGNDLPDLAIFPQPGLLDDTIKSGKVQKATDSLTAIIKKNWSEDWANYGAVDGTQYAAPLMASVKGYIWYSPAKFAEWGVTVPKTYDDLVALAKTIQQKTGQPSFCAGFNSGDASGWPGTDWIEDLVLRQGGTDVYDSWVKGDTKFTDPAIKSAFDEVGKILLDPTLVNAGYGDVKSINSTAFGDVATPVANGTCAMTHQASFFDGFITGVKNAAGNTATVAPDGDVWAFLTPPVDASKGEAVTGGGEMVGAFSNDADTQKVQEYLASSDWANSRVKLGGVISANKGLDPANASSDILKASIQILQDPATTFRFDASDLMPKAVGSDSFWKGMVDWIDGKSTDDVLTEIQAGYTS, from the coding sequence ATGAGGCTTGCCCTGAACCGTCGGGTCACCATCCCGCTCGCCGTCCTGGCCGTCACCGGACTGGCGCTCACGGGTTGCTCGTCGAGCGACCCCAACGACCCGAATGCCGGTGGAGCGTCGACAGCAGCTGTCGTCGGCACCGCCGACGGCGTCGTGAACATCACCGGCACCATCGTCGGCGACGAGGCCACCAAGCTCCAGGCCTCGTGGGCCGACTGGGAGAAGGCCAACAACATCACCATCAACTACACCGGTGACAAGGACTTCGAGAAGAACATCGGCATCAAGGTACAGGGCAACGACCTGCCCGACCTGGCCATCTTCCCGCAGCCCGGCCTGCTCGACGACACCATCAAGTCGGGCAAGGTGCAGAAGGCGACCGACTCGCTGACGGCGATCATCAAGAAGAACTGGTCCGAGGACTGGGCCAACTACGGCGCTGTCGACGGCACGCAGTACGCAGCTCCGCTGATGGCCAGCGTGAAGGGCTACATCTGGTACTCGCCGGCGAAGTTCGCCGAGTGGGGTGTCACGGTTCCGAAGACCTACGACGACCTCGTCGCCCTCGCCAAGACCATCCAGCAGAAGACCGGGCAGCCCTCGTTCTGCGCTGGCTTCAACTCGGGCGACGCCTCCGGCTGGCCGGGCACCGACTGGATCGAAGACCTCGTGCTCCGCCAGGGCGGCACCGACGTCTACGACAGCTGGGTCAAGGGCGACACCAAGTTCACCGACCCGGCCATCAAGAGCGCGTTCGACGAGGTCGGCAAGATCCTCCTCGACCCGACCCTCGTGAACGCCGGCTACGGCGACGTCAAGTCGATCAACTCCACCGCATTCGGTGACGTCGCCACTCCCGTGGCGAACGGCACCTGCGCGATGACCCACCAGGCCTCGTTCTTCGACGGCTTCATCACCGGCGTGAAGAACGCCGCGGGCAACACCGCGACGGTCGCTCCCGACGGTGACGTCTGGGCCTTCCTCACCCCGCCCGTCGACGCCTCCAAGGGCGAAGCGGTCACCGGTGGTGGCGAGATGGTCGGCGCGTTCTCGAACGACGCAGACACCCAGAAGGTGCAGGAGTACCTCGCGAGCTCCGACTGGGCGAACAGCCGTGTCAAGCTCGGCGGTGTGATCAGCGCCAACAAGGGTCTCGACCCGGCCAACGCTTCGAGCGACATCCTGAAGGCCTCGATCCAGATCCTCCAGGACCCGGCCACCACGTTCCGCTTCGACGCCTCCGACCTCATGCCGAAGGCCGTCGGATCGGACAGCTTCTGGAAGGGCATGGTCGACTGGATCGACGGTAAGAGCACGGATGACGTGCTGACTGAGATCCAGGCCGGATACACCTCCTAG
- a CDS encoding response regulator transcription factor, with translation MTIENSRLPSSPSASTAPRPRLSRADGSPVRALVVDDEPTLTDLLSMALRYEGWDVKTASDGRSAVTMAREFKPDVIVLDVMLPDIDGLAVLNRVRADGAEVPVLFLTAKDSLDDRIAGLTAGGDDYVTKPFSLEELVARLRGLLRRSTVLVTDAVDPEVVVGDLVLNEDSHEVRRGDDEIELTATEFELLRFLMRNPRRVLSKAQILDRVWSYDFGGRSSVVEIYISYLRKKIDAGKSPMIHTVRGAGYMLKTAP, from the coding sequence GTGACCATAGAAAACTCAAGGCTCCCGTCCAGTCCGTCCGCGTCGACCGCCCCGCGGCCGCGACTGTCGCGCGCCGACGGGTCGCCGGTTCGTGCGCTGGTCGTCGACGACGAGCCGACGCTCACCGACCTGCTCTCGATGGCGCTCCGCTATGAGGGCTGGGATGTGAAGACGGCCAGCGACGGTCGGAGCGCAGTGACCATGGCGCGCGAGTTCAAGCCCGACGTCATCGTTCTCGACGTCATGCTCCCCGACATCGACGGTCTCGCCGTGCTGAACCGGGTGCGGGCCGACGGCGCCGAGGTGCCCGTGCTGTTCCTCACCGCGAAGGACTCATTGGACGACCGCATCGCCGGCCTCACCGCGGGCGGCGACGACTACGTCACGAAGCCGTTCAGCCTGGAGGAGCTCGTCGCGAGGCTCCGGGGCTTGCTTCGCCGATCGACCGTGCTGGTCACCGATGCCGTCGACCCTGAGGTCGTCGTCGGCGACCTCGTGCTGAACGAGGACAGCCACGAGGTGCGTCGCGGCGACGACGAGATCGAGCTCACCGCCACCGAGTTCGAGCTGCTGCGCTTCCTCATGCGGAACCCCCGCCGCGTGTTGAGCAAGGCGCAGATCCTCGACCGGGTGTGGAGCTACGACTTCGGGGGGCGATCGAGCGTCGTCGAGATCTACATCTCCTACCTCCGCAAGAAGATCGACGCGGGCAAGTCGCCCATGATCCACACCGTGCGCGGTGCCGGCTACATGCTGAAGACCGCTCCGTGA